The nucleotide window aatgttgtgtttttctgcGCATATTTATCCCAGTTCACAAAGGGTAAACAACACACAAGTTCCAGGCCAATCGTTACAGAGTTTTAAATACAGAAATGATTTAGCCAATCAGAATAGAGATCCTGCAGCACCGGAGGCAGGCTTTACTGCACTCGCAATGTGACAGTGAAGGGAGAGTTCTGCTTCTGAAGATAATATCTAAGATAAAACCGTAATAACTCAATATAATGTTTTCAACCCTAAACGGCAACACTTTGTAGTTGtaggtaggtgtgtgtgtgtgtgagtgtgagagaggGCCTGCTCACGGAAAGCTGGTTGCTGACACAGAAGGACTCCCGAATAGGTGAATTGTggtaaagaaataaaaaatagaGAAAGTGCATCTCTGTCAGCAGAGCTTCTGTCAGTCAGAGGGTTAGGTAAAGGTTGAGATAGTTATCATGTGAGGAGAATtaactaaaatacaatacaTAGCAATGTTTGAACCAACCTTAGTCAtgggtttgttttaaatacaaACGTTTACATATTCCTCACAAGCCACATTTTTAAGGATTGTTCAAGGCAATTCATTCCAGAATGTTCACTTAGTTCAAAGAAGCAACATGCATAGTaagataacaactttttttcacATTATTTGAAGTGAGAGGTTGTGTGTGCGAGTGCACACAATGTTATTGGTTGACGATAACTGGCCTCTGGTTTTAATACTGGTAGGAGAGGTTAAGTACATTTCAGTCAATATCATGGTGTGTGACATTAACAATAATTCTGACTGAGCAGaggtatgtgtgtctgtgtgagggaGGGTGTGTCCGAGTGTGTGGGTCAATTATTGTAAATGTTTAGATGTTCATGTTctatgtgtgagagagagtggcacacagaGGAAGAGACTGAGGGAGCACAcagaaaggagagagagaggtgggggGGACATACACCCAGCATGTGTGCCTATGTgtctgatgtggctctttgcagtaacgcAGGGAAATTATTGGCTCTCAACCTCtaactggttggccacccctgctgtaCACCCTAGTGTCCTTCAGGGTAGGGTGGGGGAGAGAGGCGCTGTGCCCCAGCGTCCTTTCCTCAAGGAGGGGGTAGGGTGGGGGAGAGAGGCGCTGTGCCCCAGCGTCCTTTCCTCAAGGAGGGGGTAGGGTGGGGGAGAGAGGCGCTGTGCCCCAGCGTCCTTTCCTCAAGGAGGGGGTAGGGTGGGGGAGAGAGGCGCTGTGCCCCAGCGTCCTTTCCTCAAGGAGGGGGTAGGGTGGGGGAGAGAGGCGCTGTGCCCCAGCGTCCTTTCCTCAAGGAGGGGGTAGGGTGGCGGAGAGAGGCGCTGTGCCCCAGCGTCCTTTCCTCAAGGAGGGGGTAGGGTGGGGGAGAGAGGCGCTGTGCTCCAGCGTCCTTTCCTCAAGGTGGGGGTAGGGTGTGTGTGATGTCCTCATCAGGGTCTTCCTCACTGTCATCACTGATGTCACTGTCTTGGTCATGGTTCTCCACAGAGTCATCAGGCCATTGAGGGGCATTTGGTCCGATTGCCAGGCTGTAGGCCGAAGAAAGATGCTGGATGTGTGTGTCCACGTCAGCAAGTCTTTTCTTTAGAAGACTAGCTAATCCATCTCTCCCTTCTTGAGTCATGTCTAGGGCAGAACATAGAGAATAGAATAGTGAAAAGGCATCTCATTTTTGTTACTAGTACACACTGTGGATGTTAAGTAGTATTTGGGTATGGTATCATGGAATTTACCACTATGTCCTCCACAAGACACATGTTGCATCTGCATCCTGATCTTGTCAGCCTGACTTCTCAGATAAAGGCAGTGCTGCCTCATCTCCCTCACAATTATGGCCCTCTCCTCCACAAGTCTCCTTTTGCCCATGTAGGCATCGAAGACTTTTTTTTGGGCCAAAATGGACACCGATTCTGAAGAGAGAGGAACAGCAAGCATACCATTACCGACCAAGGCATGCACCAGTAGGATAAGTGACCGGTCATAGTCCATTGACTGGGAAGCTGGTGTTATAGGTCTTGCTTAGTGccagaaaataaacatattatataaacacaaacaagagaAGCTCTTACCATCACTTTGCACTTCCCATGGCCATATTAGACTGTCTGTTGTTTGCTGTTCTGCAGACAGTcttctctccacctcttcttctTGGATTTCTGTTTCAGGAGGCTGTCCGGTGTTGTACTGGCGTATTGCCGCTAAGAGTTTGGTCTTTTCCTCCCTTAACCTTTTGCGACGCAACTGCCGAATCTTATTGCTGTCTATATGACGTAATTGTAAAAAAGATTACAGAAACAATGTTCAATGGAATTTTTTAATTACATGACTGCAactgaataataataacttaCCAGTCTGTCTATAGAGGCAAGCTTTCTTTTGGCACAGCCCTAGAAATAGCTGCTCAATGGACCTCTGGAGAGACTGATTGTCGCCTGATGTGTTGTCTTTggtaaataacaaaaaacacagTTTGAGAACAAAGAAAACATTGGTGTTAATACTATACGTTAAATAACAATGTTATATTATCAAGTTAGGAAACAGCATACCGTTTGTTGCCCAGTCTCTAACATCATTAACCCATTGTTGGACTTTGTCCTCAGGACATCCAAGCTCTTCGCAGGTGTCCTTCATTTTTTGAGTCTCACCCTCCAACATTGTGATTGTCTGTTGTAAAAAAGATGTTGCAGATACAGATgtattttcaagattttcacccaaatttccataacttttcatgTCTTGAAAACAGTAAttaatcattcaaacttttCCAGACCTGCGCAAGCACTCAGTATCCAACACTTTACCAGCTTGGACAATTATTTGTTTGTGACAGGTTTGCACATTAGCCTTACAAATCTAATCTTGTCATGCCTATGCTTACATGGCCAATTACCTTGACATATCTCTTGACCAACACCACATGAAGGTTTTCCTGCTTCCGTCTGTTCCATCCCATTGCATGGACAGTCAACATGTCATTGcgagctgtttttaaaagtaaaaTTGACAAGCAGATAATATAACTTGGGTATTTGGAAATAAACTCATAAAAACTCTAGTACAGTTGAAACAGACTACATCAAAGACAAAGATAAAGTAAAGTAAGAGATGGATAATAACTTCAAGACAGAATTATGTTGGTCTAATGACAAGAGGACATACCTGATTTTGTCATGTACTTAGTTGTGATGGCACAACGTGACAGAAAGCTGTTCACCATCTCCACTTCTTCCCCGGCCGTCGAACCAGCACCCTCCAAATTTCTCCCACTCCATACAATCTAACAAGTACACATATTATATGTcatagataaataaaaaaaaattcttaCAATCACAATAATATAAGAGTGGGCCTACCTCGCACTTTGTGGAATGGGCCTTGGCATGCATGACCGAGAGAAACGGTTGCATGCTCAGCAAAGGTCGCAGTTCTGGCATTGTCTTTGCCACTTTCTCGAGGTAGGGCCAGTATTTACAAGCAATATCTGTGCAATAAAAATGCACGTTTGTAGCTTGAAACTGCGTTTGAAGGAACAAGGGGTAGGCAAATATTTCTCCTCTGAACATGTTAAGAGCTTTCAGTAGCACTCCATGTCTACATACAGCCACCTCTAACCCTTCTTCATCAAGCCTGCTGGCTCTTCTGGCTGTCTCTCGAGCAGCTGACCACTGGCTGGTACCACATGTACCTTTTCCTGGGGTCTACAATTAAAGACATTTTAATGTTACACTCTCAAAACAAGTAAAGGCTAGAAAAATGATAGGAAAAAAAATGCTGTGcttacacattttacatttgttcTGACTTTGTCAACAAAGTCTGTGACAGCCGAGTCTTCCATGATGAACGGCCCTTTAAAAAGTGGTTCATCGATCCtaaattcaaaaataaatattcaattcattatTATCATCATTGATAGACTACTTCTTAAATTCAATTGACATACAACAAAGATGTACCTCTGTGACAGTCGGAAACGGTACTGTTTCCTATTCCCATCCACTGACACAGCCAACATTTTGGGAGTACAAGCTGGGCATGAGAAGGGTTCCTCACACATCATTTTCTGGCACTCGTACTGGCAGGCCATATACTCCAGAAAGCTCCTTTGGAAGACATCTCCATGGATTTTTCCTGTCTGGAAGTTTGAGAAGCAAAATTGTTACCTTACACATGTCAGAATAATGCGAGGAAACGGGAAGACTTTCACAGTGGTTGGAGGCTAGAGGGGGGCTATTAGGAGTATCCCTAACACACGATATCCTGAAAAGTGAAGGTCAGGTTAGGATTGGCAGATGCTGAAAGAGAAGGAACATTATTTCAGCTTTTGTCATATGCACCATGActctatacagtacagtacaatacAGAATCCCATTTTTTCCCACAGAAGAGCACAATGTTTTTCATCATACAAATTGTGTTCTTCAGTAAAGAACAAAAGTGTGATTATGATATGTTTGATCTTACAGTATGTCCTACATCTACCAGTGCTAGGTTTTTAGCTCTAATGTAACACTAGTTCAACTACTTTCAGTAACATTGTAAGCTTTTCAATTTAGTTATTTTGACATAAACATATTTCCAATCAACATATTTCATctacacaaaataaaatgcatccTTTCACAATGCCCTCTACTTATGCAATACTTAGTGAAAGTCATCTTACCCTCCCATAATGCTGTGTCCTCCGTTCCAGCATATGTAAAAAGGCCTGTCTGGACAAACCTGGTGCCACAGTCTTCAGGTCCTCAAAAGATTTGAAGACATCCGTGGAATATAATGTGTCTCCGTTCACAGAAGCTGGCCAGTAACCGCTTCTAATGAGGTCTCCCCAAACAGGTGTCCACTCGTAATGGCATGTGTTGCACACCCTCTTGGGCAGATGCAAATCATAACGCCCTAATAACAAACACAGTTTAGTAAAAACAATCGGATTCATTATCTGTATTAGGGTGACAAAAGGAACACTTAAAATCATACCATTAATGCAGACGAAAATGACAGGCCTGCCTATAGACTCTGTAACACCTTCAGGGTTACATGAGTGTGAAGGCCTACCAGTGGGCAGAAGACGATCTGTGAAGAGAGGTTAAACATATGTCTTAAACTACCAGCACATTAGGAAAGTTATAAAATAACCACTTGGGGCTAAATTGTGTTAAGTGAAATACCTTGGTGTCTCAAAGTGAACATGTCATTTGTCTTGACTAGTGACATTGTTGGGGGAATACATTTGAAATATCCTTCATTGAAGGACTCCCTGTTATGAAGGGTGTGTATGCTGTGTTTAGAAACGTCACAGTCATGACACAACCATTCAAGGGGCATGCATTCTCTGCAGCGAAGGACCGCAGGAGcggagcaatgtgagcatctccTTTCCGGTACCACAGTTGAAGACAGCAAGCTGTCCAAGTGATGGGACCTTGCCTTTTGCCACTCCAATTGGGCAGCACTTTGGCGCAGGCACCATGAGGAAGAGGTTGATGGTTGATCAACCAAAAGCTCCTGTAATTGCTGAATCTCATCTTctggaaacaaacaaaaaagaaaatgttcagCATCACAACAGCGTACTCATATTGCATCACGTATTCCTTTGATGTTATGTTGACACATTTCCTAACTTTCAATGATAGTAAATGTCATCCTACCAAAAAGCTGAGGGGGTACTGCAGAGGTTGCTCCAGCTGGTTCCACAGTCACTGGACTGTTAATGGCAACAGTTCTGgctgaaaaataataattataataatagatatattgataacaGATAATAATTATAGAGAACAGGAGGCAATCGCAGGCAAATGTTAAAATAGTTCTAACAGTTCTAACCAACTCTAACTATTTATTACAATGGCCTATTTTTATACGTACAACGGAATAATAGATATTTGTTCAATACCTCTCTAAGCTAAAACATGCTGTACCAATCATGTTGCGAAcaatcaaaacaaaaatgataTGTTAATCATGAATACCTGTATACATGCACAAACCTTTAGTACGTCGGCAGGTTGCCCCACTTCTGTCCCTCCTTTTTAGAGGACGCCCCTGAGCATCTTTGCCTACCCAGCGGATTCTGCTCCTGCTAGATGCTGCTCTGGCCCTGTCTTCTTCCTCCTTCAATAAAGTAGTCATGCATTACCACAACAAGCTGCTTTTCATTCCCAGTGTATTCCTATTCACTTACAAGCATTACAAAATTACAAGCACATAATCAATCAACCTAATCAGTACATCGGGCACAAAACCAATACAATTgaaattaaaaaatgtacctTCAGTTGTTTACAAAGTAAATCGGCATGGAAAATGGCGTCTTCTAGCTGTTCCTCGCTTGGTTtagctttcttttctttttcttttctatttTGGGCCTGGACCCAGGTGTTTGCCTTTGTATCAAACTTCTCCATCTTTTTGTTAAGGCGCAGTTTGCGGGGCTGCACCGCCTTGCAGAACTTGCAAGTTTTGCATGCCACATTGAGTGACATGCAGCAGCTTGAACATTGCCTCGAAGTTGAACCTGGTCCTGGCATTCTTTTGGAGATAAAGACAAATAAAAGACAAGGTCATTTAAAACTGGGTTTCAAATTCAGAATgcaatcaaatacaaatattgactAATTTTCCTTTGTCTAGTCCGTGACTGTAAGTCCATCCCCAAGCTACAACAACAACTGTATCCTGTTTAGAATAGAATAAAAACACttgcatttttatttaatttgagtaaattaaTTTAGTATCAATGCAATAATGGCCCCCTAGTTTTAGTACAATTTCAAAGCAAAGCTAAAATTCAGCGGTAAAATATTATGTAATCGAAACGTAAGGTTACACAACTTCTACTATCTTACAAGCTTGACCATGACATTGCACTGTAAAAGCACTATCTTGAATTTGACAAAAATATATGATAATGTTAATCTGTTGAATCCTATATATAAAATTGTTTTTATAATATAATCTAGAATTATAGCAGTACTACAGTATAATACACTGCAACGTCGTCTACTGTGTTACCAGCTCGCGAATTAGACATTTGTTATCTCCCTGTAAGTTTTGCATAACAAAGACATACATATATGACACTGTTAGTCGATTGTAATGCTATATATAAATCGTGAAAAGTGTAAGTTCTTACCTGTGGGCAcactacctgtgtgtgtgtgtgtgtgtgtgtgtgtgtgtgtgtgtgtgtgtgtgtgtgtgtgggggggggggggggggggggggtgcgcgTATAAATACAAAAGAGAAAGTGGTAAAGAGACAGAGATGAAGATGGTACAAATTGGGAGAAGACAGTAATAAATGTAGGGAATATAGCTCTGAGGAGGGAGAAGAGAAGAAATTGAAAAAGGCTCTTAAAAGTGCTGTTTGATATTTCTTTGGTAGGCTATCtgttgaaggaaaaaaatacagtGAACACTTTAGAATGTATGACAATTTACAATCTCACATATCATCAACAAGCTTTAACATTGTGCTTTAAAAAGATATGTAACTACAACTGATttacttgcaataaacattacaaatattggaGGCATGCGGTGCAGCACATTACCTGCTTGGCGAAGTCAGACAGAGAGGAGGTTGTAGCAGATGTCCGGTGCGTTCATGGTCACCGGACAGTAATCGGTAGCATGGTGTTCACCTACTACGCGACCGCACAACGTAACGTACAGTAAATCCACAACCACAtaaatggattaacatcgatttagctggagtaacacaaataaataaataaatgaatgaatctacTGGTTTCATAATTTGAACCAAAAGTGGTGCATTttgcactattttttttttatctttatttatttttcttattatgtcctatttatattatgttgcactgttggaggagctcgggatcTAAGATTTGAAATGCCAAAATTACACTGTAGCTAGCATCTGATAACAAAAACCCTTGACCCTTGACCCTTAGTGGTGTTTATATTTCACGGACTTCAGTTGCTAAGAGAtcacacaacgtcacgtccgttatttccacaacaacacacatggattaacatcgtagCCTGTGTTTCTGCTGAAAGAGGTCTTGACCAGCTAGAgccacaagaaaatcggcgaaatcgagtgtgaggattacaaaataaattaaaaacatctaATTTTGACAATAAAAACCGACCAATAGGCGCGGTAGACCATTTGCTTGGCACttccgggtatttctccactggttaacatgggttaacaataccgtgtagctGTCACGCCTTTCACGTTTTGAAAACACGAaaccgtgacatcttcacgtctcccagcaatgGTAaagcgtcacatgttcacgtctcaccgtgataccgggttgattatcatggcaatcattttattcatatgacgtgtaaacaataaatatgtaattcttacatcacgtctctccggtttgaaatggAGTTGTCAGCCAAAGTCTGATACACTTTAGATATGACGTTGGAGTTGGAGTTGGGAGTGTTCGCTTTGACTGGACTGGTATACAAGTAGA belongs to Pseudochaenichthys georgianus chromosome 14, fPseGeo1.2, whole genome shotgun sequence and includes:
- the LOC117458580 gene encoding uncharacterized protein, with the protein product MLEDNTSGDNQSLQRSIEQLFLGLCQKKACLYRQTDSNKIRQLRRKRLREEKTKLLAAIRQYNTGQPPETEIQEEEVERRLSAEQQTTDSLIWPWEVQSDESVSILAQKKVFDAYMGKRRLVEERAIIVREMRQHCLYLRSQADKIRMQMQHVSCGGHSDMTQEGRDGLASLLKKRLADVDTHIQHLSSAYSLAIGPNAPQWPDDSVENHDQDSDISDDSEEDPDEDITHTLPPP